Sequence from the Sulfuracidifex tepidarius genome:
TATCTCAACGAACTCCCTCTCGTAGAGGCGAGTTCTCGCCCTTCAACCCTGGTAAAGACTAGAGTTCAGCTCGCTGCTCCGACTTCTCTTATCGGCTCTCTTAATGACCGAGGGACAAAAAATGATAAGGGAAAAGGGAGGAGGGGGGAAAGGGTCCCCTGAATTGTCAGAGCTCGTTCCTTTCAAAACGAAAGTAGTTTTTCCCATAGCGTAAACTAAAAGGACCTCTATAATGTACCTCCTCCGTGTGTGACTATCGCGTCAGCAGACCTTATTAGGTGAATTGATTTAGATCTGTACTCACTTCCGCTGTTTACCCTGACTTTCAGGAAAAAGATTGTCTTCGCGGTTTGATACGTTCAGGAAGCTATAAATTACCTGAAAGAGAAGGGTTTCATGATTGGAGTGAGAGCAAGGTACGCTTGAGCGTCTCCTGTCCCCTATCGCAGTCCTCCCATTCAGTCCACTCTTCAGGAGCATGACTAACTCCGTCCCTGCTTGGGACGAAGATCATGCCCACGTCCGTCACTTTAGCCATCACTTGGGAGTCGTGAACTGCCCTGCTCGGTAGCTCCATGTACGAGAAACCAGCTTCCTCCGAGCTACGCTTAACCTCTTCCACGACCCGCGGTGAACACAGAACAGGCTCCTCAAAGAACTCGGTCACGTCCACTTTTACTCCCTCAGGGGAGGAGGATTCCAATGCGTAGCTCACCACGGAAGAGATCGCCTTCTTCATGTCTTCCTTGGAGAGTGACCTCAAGTCGACGCCTATCCTCACCTTCCCTGGGATAACGTTGATGACATTGGGAGACACCTCCACGAAACCCACCGTACCCACCATGTCCATCTGTATCGCTATCTCCCTGACTTTCTCTATAGTCTTCGCTGCAGAGATCATGGGGTCTGATCTCATGTCCATCGGTGTAGAGCCTGCATGTGCTTGCCTTCCGGTGAACTCTACCCACGCCCTTTGTACTCCTACTATACCTGTTACCACGCCTATCTGTACCTTCCTCTGGTAAAGAATAGGTCCCTGCTCTACATGTAGCTCCACGTGGTTCCTCAGAGCATAGGGAAACCTTCCTATCTTCTTAACCTTTCCTTCAACTCTACGTAGAAACCTCTCTAACGCATCCTTGAATGAGATCAGCTCGTATTTCCCTTTCAGGTCTGACAATTCGTTACTTATCTCTCCCGCGAAGTACTTACTACCCACGAATGGCATGAAGGAGTTTCCCTCCTCGTCCGTGAACACTACCAAGACCATGGGGAACTTTGTCTCAACTCTGTCCTCGTTAAGTTGTCTCATAGTCTCAAGTCCCCCAACGACACCAAGGACGCCATCGAAAATACCACCGTTCATTACAGTGTCTACATGCGACCCAGTGGAGACGTAAGGCTCTTTAAGTCTGCCTTTCCTCACTCCTATAATGTTGGCTGCGTCGTCAACGTAAACCTCAAGTCCCGCCTCTCTCATCCTTTCAATTAGGTAAAGCCGAGCCTCTATGTCCTCAGGGCTGAGCGCAGGCCTTGAATTTCCTCCCCTCTGGTCCTTGCCTATCTTACCTATCGCCTCTATGTCTTCCTTTATCCTACTCGTCAAGGTGAGAGATTAATTAAAAAAACAGTATAAAACTTTTCTGAAAGGGGAACTTTAACGTACTAAGGTTTATCCTCTTTGAGGCAACCTCTTTCTAATTTCTAGGTTTCTTATCCCTCATGAAACTTGAATAGAGTCAAAGGTTTTAGAGGGTAGGAACCAGGACTCAAGAGGTGAATAGATTTTATTCCCCGCTCTTTTCATTATCCATGGAAAAATACGTAGCAATCACGGTAGATGTGGACGCGATAGCGGGGTGGTTGGGCAGTTACGGCGGGGAGGACTCCCTTTGTGACTTGTCTAGGGGTGAGTTCGCAGGGAAAATAGGCACAATGAGGTTACTTGAACTCTTCGACAGCATGGGGATAAAAACTACTTGGTTCACTCCTGGTCACTCGATAGAGACTTTCTGGAATCAGATGAAGAAGGTGGTCGACTCGGGACATGAAATAGGCTTGCACGGCTATTCCCACGAGAACCCATCCAAGTTATCCAGGGAACAGGAGTCCAAGATATTTGACAAGAACATAGCCTTAGTGGAGAAGCTGACCGGCGAGAGGCCTATAGGCAACAGGCAACCTTGGTGGGACATGGGAGAAAGCACGATAGACCTCATGATAGAAAAAGGGTTAAAGTACGACAGTAGCATGATGGGGGAAGAGTTCCACCCGTATCGCTTAAGGAAGGGTGATACTTGGTCTAAGATAGATTACGACAAGGATCCTGAGACTTGGATGAGACCTTACAAGTTCGGAGAGGAGACCAACATAGTAGAGTTTCCGGTTTCTTGGTACCTGGACGATCTTCCTGCGCAGATGTTCATGAAACACCCTTACTATAACTACGGATGGACTCACCCGGATATAGTGTACAAGGTAATGTTTAAGGAGCATTTCGACTGGCTCATAAAGAAGGAGAAGGACGGTATCCTGACCCTTACTGTACACCCAGACGTTAGCGGAAGAGTTCAGGGACTGAAGAGGTTGGAGGAATTGCTGAGCTACATGAAGACTTTCGACGTAAAGTTCGTGACGCTGAGGGAGGCATTGAAAGTATGGTCGTAGACGGAAACAGGATTAAGTTCGTCATGGACTCTTGTCACTAAGGACACGACGTCTCCTCCCCGACTTTTTCTTCTATTTCACTAGAGAATCAGGAAGAGCTCTTTTTCTTCTCCTCCTTTTAGTATTTAACTTTTGCAATTTCCTTATTTTATGGACCACTTGGTTTCCTCTCGATATTAAGTCAGTTTATCCACATGACTCTGAATTATATATTTACCTGAAAGAAATTTTCATATAAGCCGTGATCAGAATTTAAGAATTAAGGTGATATACAGAGCAAATCTCTTTCAGTTCCTCAGATCTCAAAGGAATTTAGTTGCGCTCTTTAGAAAAGTAATTAAAAAAGTATTTCCCTTCCTTCCTATGTAAGAAGGGGGAAAGAAAAGACAACAAAATAAATCAAATAGAGGGGAATAAAAAAATTTTTATATTTCTTTCCTAAAAAACCTTTGCTCACTTACTTGTTTATTTCTTTTTTCTATATCCCGTTCATGTTTTACATCGATTGTCTTCGCTACTTGTTCTCCTTCTTCGTTCCCTTCGTCCTCCAGTTAAGGCCGAGGTAAAGGAGCATGCTTATAGCTACAGCTAGATACCACCCGTAGTCGTACAGAGAGACCAAGGCCGGCACGAAGAAACCTATAGCGGGGACGCCGAAACCTACAGCTAGAGAGACGATTGCCTTCCAGTTCACTCCGTCGCTGTACCAGTATTCTCCTTTCGGAGTGAAGAGGTCTACGAGCTTGAAGTTAGTCCTCCTCAGTATCCAGTAATCGGCTATCATGATTCCTGCTATCGATCCGAGTCCCGCTCCTATGATGTCCAACACGTCGAAGATCGTCCCAGCGTTGTTGTACCACAGTTGAGGCACGTAGAGTAGTCCAATGACAGCAGCTACTATGGAGGTCTTACCCCAGGACTCCAACTTTCTGGGGAAGAGCGAGATCAGGTCGTACACTGGGGATAATATGTTGGCAGCCACGTTAACTGAGACAGTCGCTATCACCAAGCTCACTCCTACGAGGAGGGCGAGGAGAGGATTCGAGGTGAACAAGTACATGATGTTCACCGGGTTCACGTAGTTCACTGCCTCGCTCATGGGGATGTGGTAAAGGTATATCATGGTGGACGTTATTCCTACTGCTATCAGGGAGAAGAGGGAAACTATTACTGGCAACCCCAGACCTTGGCCTATGAGCTGGTCCTTCTGAGACCTGGAGAACCTGGTGAAATCAGGTATGTTCAACACCAGCGTGGCCCAGACCCCCGCCATTGAAGCTATGGAGAGCGTCACAGCGCTTAGAGTAGGCGAGGCGGTCACGGAGAACAGAGGTCCGAACCCGTGAGCTAAGTATATTCCGTACCCGAAGAGCGCACCCAGACTAGCCACTATGAGAGGCCCTGCCACGAGCTCAAAGTTCTTTATTTCCTCCATTCCGCCGAAGAGTACTGCGACGTTGAGGGCCCAGAAAATAAGGAAGGAGATCGCCAAGTGTTCGGGCATGCCTAACACGGGTGCAGTGAGCGAAGTCCAAGGCTTGTACATGATCGATATTACCGCATCTATTATCGTGCCTCCCACGTAACTCTGCACCGCGAACCAGAATAGGGCTACCCCTGCCCTCATCAGGACGGGGAGGGTCGCTCCCTTGATACCGAACATAGGCCTCACGGATATAGGATAAGGTATTCCCCACTTTGTCCCGATGTGTCCATTGAGGTATAACGCAATAAGCAATGTACCGTATGCGATGCCTATCACTGCCAGTGCAATTGGAGCGCCGAGTTGAAAGGTTAAAAGACCTGCCAGCTCGAATGCGACTACGTTGTGAGACATCCCGGCCCATACTGTGGTGTAGTTTACCCAGTTCCACTTCTTCAATGAAGGGGAGACGGGGACCAAGTTCTTATTGTAGTACTTGCTAGGTATTGTAGCTTTACCTTGACCGTAACTTGTCAAGTCTATTTCTTCTCTTTTCTCTACTTCTTCTTCTGCCATCAGAGAAGAAATTGAGAAATTAATTAAAAACTTTGCCTCCTCCATGTCTAAAACGTTTAATAAAAATGGGCATCAAAAAAGAAAACTTTTAAAATTTAACGTGATAAATACTCAAGATTTTTTGTCAAAATATCTTGATATTTAGTATGTTACGAAAGAATGAAACGAAGTAGGACTGCGCTTTCTCTGGTTTGATGAAGTGAGGAGGAGAAGAGTGGATGGAAACGGGGAAAACGTATATACACACACTCCCGTGCACTACCATTATCTTATCACGGCTATCATGCATCTCGTCGTCCTTTGAGTGTTAGGAATAAGAGAAGGAGAGAGACGATAAGAAAGACAATATTATACACCATATATAGACATATATGTTGAGATAAAAAGAGAGAGACACATATAAAAAGAGAAGAGAAGAGAAAAAAGAGAGAGAAACGGAAGAGAGACTTGGAGGCATGAGGTGATTGAGAGGGAGAAATAACACCAAGAAGGACTCGCTACTTCACTGGTTTCCCCGGGACATAAACCCCGCTTCCTCTAGGTGATGTAATCTGCCCTTCCTCCATTACCACTTCCCCCCTCCTGATCGTCATCACGTTCCATCCCTCAACC
This genomic interval carries:
- a CDS encoding M20 family metallo-hydrolase; translated protein: MTSRIKEDIEAIGKIGKDQRGGNSRPALSPEDIEARLYLIERMREAGLEVYVDDAANIIGVRKGRLKEPYVSTGSHVDTVMNGGIFDGVLGVVGGLETMRQLNEDRVETKFPMVLVVFTDEEGNSFMPFVGSKYFAGEISNELSDLKGKYELISFKDALERFLRRVEGKVKKIGRFPYALRNHVELHVEQGPILYQRKVQIGVVTGIVGVQRAWVEFTGRQAHAGSTPMDMRSDPMISAAKTIEKVREIAIQMDMVGTVGFVEVSPNVINVIPGKVRIGVDLRSLSKEDMKKAISSVVSYALESSSPEGVKVDVTEFFEEPVLCSPRVVEEVKRSSEEAGFSYMELPSRAVHDSQVMAKVTDVGMIFVPSRDGVSHAPEEWTEWEDCDRGQETLKRTLLSLQS
- a CDS encoding polysaccharide deacetylase family protein, translating into MNRFYSPLFSLSMEKYVAITVDVDAIAGWLGSYGGEDSLCDLSRGEFAGKIGTMRLLELFDSMGIKTTWFTPGHSIETFWNQMKKVVDSGHEIGLHGYSHENPSKLSREQESKIFDKNIALVEKLTGERPIGNRQPWWDMGESTIDLMIEKGLKYDSSMMGEEFHPYRLRKGDTWSKIDYDKDPETWMRPYKFGEETNIVEFPVSWYLDDLPAQMFMKHPYYNYGWTHPDIVYKVMFKEHFDWLIKKEKDGILTLTVHPDVSGRVQGLKRLEELLSYMKTFDVKFVTLREALKVWS
- a CDS encoding cytosine permease is translated as MAEEEVEKREEIDLTSYGQGKATIPSKYYNKNLVPVSPSLKKWNWVNYTTVWAGMSHNVVAFELAGLLTFQLGAPIALAVIGIAYGTLLIALYLNGHIGTKWGIPYPISVRPMFGIKGATLPVLMRAGVALFWFAVQSYVGGTIIDAVISIMYKPWTSLTAPVLGMPEHLAISFLIFWALNVAVLFGGMEEIKNFELVAGPLIVASLGALFGYGIYLAHGFGPLFSVTASPTLSAVTLSIASMAGVWATLVLNIPDFTRFSRSQKDQLIGQGLGLPVIVSLFSLIAVGITSTMIYLYHIPMSEAVNYVNPVNIMYLFTSNPLLALLVGVSLVIATVSVNVAANILSPVYDLISLFPRKLESWGKTSIVAAVIGLLYVPQLWYNNAGTIFDVLDIIGAGLGSIAGIMIADYWILRRTNFKLVDLFTPKGEYWYSDGVNWKAIVSLAVGFGVPAIGFFVPALVSLYDYGWYLAVAISMLLYLGLNWRTKGTKKENK